One window from the genome of Glycine soja cultivar W05 chromosome 12, ASM419377v2, whole genome shotgun sequence encodes:
- the LOC114378526 gene encoding uncharacterized protein LOC114378526 codes for MSTLVRNATLTFSRRNRYELLGLQGKDKMVKSISYRRRRAKQRQIFLTTYKLSSLNSNTFVEPQKPKLKLKKVAVKVKKIVTSVLMFMRVGSFRSCGSRSQISSTSPNRKNF; via the coding sequence ATGAGCACGCTTGTACGAAACGCCACCCTCACCTTCAGCCGCAGAAACAGATACGAGCTTCTTGGTCTGCAAGGCAAAGACAAGATGGTCAAGTCCATCAGCTACAGACGCAGAAGGGCAAAGCAAAGACAAATCTTTCTCACAACCTACAAACTATCTTCTTTGAACAGCAATACTTTTGTTGAGCCACAAAAGCCTAAGCTGAAGCTGAAGAAGGTTGCTGTTAAGGTCAAGAAGATTGTCACCTCGGTTTTGATGTTCATGCGAGTTGGTTCTTTCAGGTCCTGCGGTTCTAGGTCTCAGATTTCTTCCACCTCACCAAATAGGAAGAACTTTTGA